From Methylomonas sp. EFPC3, a single genomic window includes:
- a CDS encoding phosphoglycerate mutase family protein has translation MTAPTPARIVLLRHGRPSVALTGILRATDLARLADAYRVAGIVDAPPPTTRAVLKDIGMALCSDLPRSRQSAQALGLGENPVADALFGEAQLPHFRHGRIRLPAAVWLTVLRLLWLAGFSRNGESYAAAKRRARSAAQRLIDLARIHGSVALVGHGVMNHLIGRELRAQGWRCSLRPGKDYWAYAVYEVN, from the coding sequence ATGACGGCGCCAACACCCGCACGCATCGTTTTGCTGCGGCACGGCCGGCCGAGCGTAGCGCTGACCGGCATTTTGCGGGCGACCGATCTGGCGCGCTTGGCCGATGCTTACCGCGTCGCCGGCATCGTCGATGCGCCGCCGCCGACAACCCGCGCAGTGCTAAAAGACATCGGCATGGCCTTGTGCAGCGATCTGCCGCGTTCCCGGCAATCGGCTCAGGCACTGGGATTGGGGGAAAATCCGGTCGCCGATGCCCTGTTCGGCGAAGCCCAATTGCCGCACTTTCGCCATGGCCGGATTCGCCTGCCGGCGGCCGTGTGGCTGACCGTGCTGCGCCTGCTCTGGCTGGCCGGCTTTTCCCGCAACGGCGAATCCTACGCCGCAGCCAAACGCCGTGCCCGCTCGGCCGCGCAACGCCTGATCGATCTTGCCCGGATTCACGGCAGCGTAGCGTTGGTGGGACACGGCGTGATGAACCATTTGATCGGCCGCGAACTGCGGGCCCAGGGCTGGCGCTGCAGCCTGCGCCCCGGCAAGGACTATTGGGCTTACGCCGTTTACGAGGTGAATTGA
- a CDS encoding cupin domain-containing protein, protein MTELPFPVAVAAEQVPPRPRKSLYPQAILDLHGTRFAGREKTPLGDVFGLQNFGVNLTKLEPGAISALRHAHAKQDEFIYILQGTPTLYTDEGATRLAPGMCAGFQAGSGNAHRLVNESADDVLYLEIGDRTPGDRVEYPDDDLRAVGTAGGWQFTHNNGEPYP, encoded by the coding sequence ATGACCGAACTACCGTTCCCCGTCGCCGTTGCCGCCGAGCAAGTGCCGCCGCGACCGCGAAAATCCTTGTATCCCCAAGCCATTCTCGATCTACATGGCACCCGCTTCGCGGGGCGGGAAAAGACGCCGCTCGGGGACGTGTTCGGGCTGCAAAACTTCGGCGTCAACCTGACCAAACTGGAACCCGGCGCGATTTCCGCCCTGCGCCACGCCCACGCCAAGCAGGACGAATTTATTTACATACTGCAGGGTACGCCGACGCTCTATACCGACGAGGGCGCGACACGGCTGGCGCCGGGCATGTGCGCCGGCTTCCAGGCCGGCAGCGGCAACGCCCATCGCTTGGTCAACGAATCGGCGGACGACGTGCTCTATCTGGAAATCGGCGACCGCACGCCGGGCGACCGGGTCGAATATCCGGACGACGACTTGCGGGCAGTCGGCACGGCCGGCGGTTGGCAGTTTACCCATAACAACGGCGAGCCGTATCCATGA